AAGGCGTCGGCCACAGGATGACGATATGCGCACGCTCGACCACGACCTTGGCGACACCGCCAACATGATCCGCGATACGGTGCGTCCGTTCGCGGACGACCGAATCGCACCCATCGCCGAGGAGATCGACCGCAGCAACACCTTCCCGCGCCATCTGTGGCCCGAGATGGGGGCGCTCGGCCTGCACGGCATCACGGTGGAGGAGGAGTTCGGCGGCCTCGGCCTCGGCTATCTCGAGCACGTCATCGCGATGGAGGAGGTCAGCCGCGGCTCGGCCTCGGTGGGGCTGTCCTACGGCGCGCATTCGAACCTTTGCGTCAACCAGATCCGCCGCAACGGCACGAAGGAGCAGAAGCGGCGCTATCTGCCGGGGCTGATCTCGGGCGAGCAGGTCGGCGCGCTGGCGATGAGCGAGGCCGGCGCCGGCTCGGACGTCGTGTCGATGAAGCTCAAGGCCGAGCGCAAGGGCGACCGCTTCGTCCTCAACGGCACCAAGATGTGGATCACCAACGGCCCGCATGCCGACACGCTGGTGGTCTATGCCAAGACCGATCCCGCCGCGGGCCCGCGCGGCATGACGGCCTTCCTGATCGAGAAGACCTTCAAGGGCTTCTCGCATGCGCCCAAGCTCGACAAGCTCGGCATGCGCGGCAGCGACACCGCCGAGCTCGTGTTCGCGGATTGCGAGGTGCCGGAGGAGAACATCCTGGGCGGCCTCGGCAAGGGCGTGAACGTCTTGATGAGCGGGCTCGATTACGAGCGCGCCGTGCTCGCCGCGGGCAGCCTCGGCATCATGCAGGCCTGCATGGATGCGGTGGTGCCGTATGTCCACGACCGCAAGCAGTTCGGCGAGTCGATCGGGACTTTCCAGATCATGCAGGCCAAGCTCGCCGACATGTATGTCGCGCTCTCCGCGACGCGCTCTTACGTCTACGCCGTGGCGCGGGCCTGCGACCGCGGCCAGACCACGCGCAAGGACGCCGCCGGCGCGATCCTCTATGCCGCCGAGAAGGGCACCTGGATGGCGCTGCAGGCGATCCAGTGCCTGGGCGGCAACGGCTATATCAACGACTATCCGACGGGGCGGCTCCTGCGCGACGCCAAGCTCTATGAGATCGGCGCCGGCACCAGCGAAATCCGCCGCTGGCTCATCGGCCGGGAATTGTTCGAGGAGAGCGGGAATTGATGACGGCAC
Above is a window of Rhizomicrobium sp. DNA encoding:
- a CDS encoding isovaleryl-CoA dehydrogenase; protein product: MRTLDHDLGDTANMIRDTVRPFADDRIAPIAEEIDRSNTFPRHLWPEMGALGLHGITVEEEFGGLGLGYLEHVIAMEEVSRGSASVGLSYGAHSNLCVNQIRRNGTKEQKRRYLPGLISGEQVGALAMSEAGAGSDVVSMKLKAERKGDRFVLNGTKMWITNGPHADTLVVYAKTDPAAGPRGMTAFLIEKTFKGFSHAPKLDKLGMRGSDTAELVFADCEVPEENILGGLGKGVNVLMSGLDYERAVLAAGSLGIMQACMDAVVPYVHDRKQFGESIGTFQIMQAKLADMYVALSATRSYVYAVARACDRGQTTRKDAAGAILYAAEKGTWMALQAIQCLGGNGYINDYPTGRLLRDAKLYEIGAGTSEIRRWLIGRELFEESGN